The region ATTCAGATTATTAGATGACGCATCACCTCCAAGGTGCTCTATAATCTCTTTCATTAACCTTTTAATGTCAAAGTCATCTGAAACACATGTCCAAATTATATTTTTGGGGCCAAAATCTGTCTTTACATTTGTATCCTTGCATATGTGTTGGGCCATTGTTGTCTTTCCAACACCTCCCATCCCAATAATTGACAAAACAGGCAACTCTGTCATTCTTGCTTTGCTTTCAGTCCTTTCCCTCTTTGGGGCACGAACTCCTAGTGTTTCAACCAACTTCTTCAATTCTTTTTTGCGACCAAACATTTTTCCCTCATTAAAGCTGGAATTTGTTTCTGGCCTAACTGATTTATCAAACTTCAGTTGTGCTTGGTGCAAGCCCATTTCCATGGACTGCTTATCGACATGATCTAGGTTTTTCTGAACTCTGTTGACTTTTCTGATGTAACCATTGGATCTGACACTGTCGTAGAATCCCAGACAGGTATCATGTaattgatctggccccaaattcttGCTGCACTCAAGTTTCCACTTGAGTGCGtcgtaatcaagctcatcaagcagGTCCTCCGCTTCGAAGACTGCATTCTTGATATGCGGGAGGAGATCAGCCGCTTGTTTCTTATGGCTTTGGTACTCGACCCGATCAATGAGGTCAAGCATCTTGGGCATTGTTGTCTCCAGCTTCCAAAGATCATCCTTCAGCCGCTCAATTTGCTCTTCAGTCTTGTCTTCATCTGGCAACTCTGAGGTGTTCCGTAAAGAACGAGTGGCCGTTATAACTGATGCCGTCCAACTGAAGAATTCACGACATGCATTAACATTGGAAAGCACCCCAGCATACTCATTGAATATTGCCAAAGCCATGGCTATAACTTAGCACTGTTGAAATCCTATAAACAACATTAAGCTTAGTTCAAAGAGTCTGACATCAAAAACAGGCAATCATCTAGAATAGGAAGAGACGGCATGAAGATTAAATTACCTTGTTTATTTGCTGATTTGATGATTTGATGGCCTGTTGGTGGAGAGATGCTTCTTATTTGTATTTGGTCAGTGAGTGACCGTGGGGATCCACTCCGGCCGAAATAAAGGCAATGGCGATGCGTACGCTGCTGATCTCACATGCCTGCTGGTGTATTTCTGCAGTTACGTTGTTTTAAATGGCGGGCTATACCATTTAGCGGAGCCTTGTATAGAAACTATGAAAAGCTATAGCTGAAGCTATGCCTCATTTAGGGTTTTCCTTAAATCAAGAAGAATTGAAAATATAAGTATACGCTCAGGCATCATATATGATATATTGCATATACTTGACATATACACATGTTCGCATATCAAAACCCTAACACCAATTAGGTATCCTAATTCAATAACCAAGTTCGCATcaatgcatcatatatatcataagcaagaacaaaaaaataataaaaatcatgGTTCTGTATAGCGGGTTAGCGGGCTAAATGACTCCAAATTTAGCGCCATAGCGGGAAATAGCGGGCTATTAGCGTCATTTTTCATTTAGCGTTAAAAGTGTATAGCTTTAGCAGGAGAGCTCTCAaaggctatagcggagctatatagCTATTTAAAACGTTGGGGCAAACGTGTCATGTCTCAACTAGTAAGCACCAAAATGTAATAGTGTCAAATatcattttgggatggagggagtacaacatatACAGCTATATTATATATACTTATTGAAGGGAAGCATTCCTCTTTGCACTAAGCCCATCTCCTGATTGCCTCGTTTCACGTTTTAGCCCATCGTACCAGATAGACTGTAAAGGACAGACCTGCTAGAATCTCCCCAGTTACTCAAACAAAAAATGCTAGAATCTCCCACATCAGGTGGGGTCTCAGGAAAGATTATACGAGGCAAGTCATACCCCTGCAGAGTGCAATGCTGAGAGATTGCGTCAAACCAAGGACCTCTTGGCACAGGTGGGGAGTACTTCACCACTGCCCCACCCCAGGCATGTCCTTCATGCCAGATAGACAGTAATGACAAAAAAAGAATATGCATGAAAACCCAGTGGCAAAAAAGTCTAATACTCCTTAATGAAAATGCAGAGAAGAACCTATTTTCTTCATGACTATAGTATATGTTATTTAAATAGAAAATCAAACTTACATATCTCATATCATTAGAGGTCAGCCCAATAAAAGCCAAGTCAGTGTGAAGTTTCCATTTGCTTTTTTTGGTGTGGTGGGTGGGGGATTAAGAAATAAGTCAAATAGGTAAGGTTAACAAGGTACCACTTAGTATTACTCCTATAAAGGATGGCGGAGTACCCACCTCCTTGGGCTCTCCACGGGCGAGCAGCGCCTCTTCGCCATCCGTTGACTGCTGGTGTGCCGCTGGAGCCACCCTCGGCCAACACAAGACGTCCGATCTGCCCGTACTATTCGTGCCCAGGTGATTTGGTTGGGAGGTCCATGATGGGTGGACCTCGTGCCAGCCCGGGGCCATCGTCATTGGGCGGAGGCTATCGTGCACCCTCCTGCACGCCATGGGCTAGCCAAGCCCGGCTGGTGGCGTCTGCCCGGACGGCTCGCCCACGAGGGACCCACCTGGGTGGGTCCATGACGGGTGGACCGCCGAGCGCGCCCAGGACCACCTTCAGTGGGCTGCATTGGGTGTGTTTGCACCTACTCGCGAAGTCCTGGCCGATCCCACCTGGCTGCGTCTTAGCACCAGCTAGTTGGTTTTGGCCGTGATCCGATTTGCCTGGACAGGTAGGACCCAAAGGAGTCGGCTAGGAGGACCATGACAGGTGGACAGGCCGGGTCCACTGTCATTGCGTGGCGTCGAGCGTGCCTGCAGGTGAGGAACGATGCTATTTCTTGCGCGGGAAGACGTGCCCGGACCTGCCTGGCGGTGTCTTTCCTGCTGCCGCAGACGAACGGCGTGTTTTGCTAGTCGGGTGGTGTGCTCGAGGGAATATAATAATTTGGTAATAATTTTTGGTTAGTTCGAAAAAAAAGCCCTAGATAAGTCACTTACCTATGGCCTTTTCCCTATGGTGTGACCGGCTCGTGTGTGTTGGTCGTCTGTTGGAAAGAGCGCTCGTCCTGCAGCTTGAATAGAGGTTGGTCTCATGGCGCATGCATAAGGACGAGTCTACTCGGTCAATACCCAGGCTTGGAATGATCGAGTTGTATGTCATGGTTTGCACTATAGCCTAGGTGTATGGATGGAACATGCCGAATGAATTCGTCAAATACTATTTCATATGGCCACCTACGCTATAGCGAATGGAGTATCAATCgttgttcaaggcggtgtgtatgCGGTTGGAGCGGGTGGCCAGGGAgatttttacccaacatgggtggcaacatAATCTTTGGATCGGTCCACCTCCCCCGTCGACATTGGCATAGTTTTGGACTCATATGGCTTTACTGTTGCCAACTTGTCGTTTTTTTTAATACATATTTTGCTAGACTCTTCGTtaaggctgtgtgcatcttagctatgcagaggccgagTGTCGCTCATTATgttttgtatccacttgatgctgCATTATGAGTTAATAAAAACGCTCTTTATCGAAAAATATGGCCACCTACCATGACTGTATAAAAATAGTCGGGTGTAATCAGCGCGCGTCCTTGGAAAAGTTGTACGACGAACATTGGTCGGGCGTTATCTCCGGTTGTGCTGGCCCCTCTTGTCCTGGAGCTTGAACAGTGGTTGGTCTCGTGGCACTCGCAAAATGGAGTCTACTCGGTGCAGGACGACACCCTATTCGcactagaagcactcaatttcaatcATTTTTAGGGAAATCCTTAGGCTTTTGGTTTGACCCGATCTCATTTCAATCAAATTGATCCTAACTTTGATTGTTTTATATGTAATCCTTGTGCTTTTGTTGATGTATCCATTCAACTTTCTCTATTGGTGACGTAAATAAAAAGCACCAGGTTCAGGTCAACTTGCCTTTGTATCCCTGATAGAAACGCAATGTGAGGCGGACGACATGCAATCAGTAGAGAAATCACGGCACAGTCCGCGAGGCGCCGCCTAACAGAACACAAGTAAAAGTAATCCCACCGTTTTCCGCGTATGAAGCACGGCTGATCTGCTGCTTTTTTACATTGCCGTGTTTCAAGATGCTTATCCTCCAATCTTTAAAGGTGTATCGATACCATACAGGAAGTCCACATAATGTGAATATCGTGCAGACATAATGGCGTTCCGCTGTGTCGAGAGGAACTATATCTTCAGGGACAAGTGGGTGTAGTCACGAGGGGTTTGCTGACCGGCTATGCATGTGTATGCTCGAGTGCGAACCTTTCCATGGTACAAACGGTTATTTGAGTCCCATAGAGGCTATGGCATGTCAGTGTCGCTTAGCATCTCGGAATGCTCGTGCCGAATAAGCTTGATCTACGCACTAAGGCGACCGCTTTTCGAAGTACTTCTCCATCAACCTTGAAGGAGGGCCAAGAATGAATCCACTGAAGGAGGTGTCCTTGTCGGGCGTAGCCATGGGAAGCCGCCGTTGACGAGCCATCACCACCATTAATTCCGTAACCACCACCTATTCTTCCTTTCCCATCTCCATGATAGAAACCGAACAGGGCCACAAGAATACACAAGATGGCCGCGCATAGCCCCTGCCTATTGGCTTCAAAATCCCATGATGCAGAGAGAAGGTTACCGAAAGATCCAGTAGCGCCCAGAACTAAAGAAGAAAACGATAAGAAACTTCTACGTCGAACGCAATGGCCCGTAGCCCCATACACATTGAAACGGGATTGCGCAGCGCCATTCATATTAGGCAAGAATTGGATGGACTCCGAACAGAAACACACAGACGGAAGCACACGAAAGGTGCCTGTCATGATCCAACTCGCAAAATCGAGCAACCGAATAAAATACATCGACGAGCACTCTTACGAATGAACTCTACCCGATACAATTTGACGACCCAGTGCAACGAACCTCCACCTGTTTGTATCCACCGGGATGTAAGTCTTACAACTCATTTAAATGACTAGCTTGACTTTGTTCCAATGTAGTGGGACTCCTATGAGTCTAGTTGGGCAACCCTGGCTCGGAATGGCCGCGTATCAGCACGATAGGGCAATTGATCTCGAAAGGCACCCCTGCACCTAAATTTTTGGTTGCATTAGATGCTACGCTTCTTTGATGAAGTTGGTCTTTGTGCCAATGGTGCGACGAATCATCTTTTCATAAACTGTCTAGGTTGATATTGGTCATTTTTCACTTGACTTCCATTTTATATTTCAAATAGTTCATTTAACTTCCAAGTTGTAGTTGGTTATTTGGTCTCTTCAAATAGTTCACTTAACTTCAGTTTTATGTTTCATACAGTTAGTTTAACTTGCAGGTTGCAGTTGGTCTCTACGGCAATTGGTGCAACGGTTCACCTAGTGTATATAACACCTAATAGGTAGCGACATGGCAAATGTTGCAAAAACTATCCCTAGGAGACAGATAAGCAACACTATTGGAAAATTGACCAAACAAGTTAGTTGATAAACCTTCAGGATAGAGGTGTGAGTCTGATATTTCGAGGACGTTCCAGCTGGAGACAACACCGCTGATCTTCTTGGAGCAGGCCAACAGTGAGTCACACATAGTTTTGACCTTCATGGCGTGAGCCTTCCTTGTCTCTCTCCCCGTGGGTTCCTTTCCCTTCAAGCTCGGATCTTGATCCTCTTGCAAATTAAATGAACCCAGACCGGCTCCATACAACTTGGAAGCCTTGTCGATCGACGGTACTCTTGATCGATGGTCCATTTTATGTTAAAGCCTTGTCGATGGTCCTCTTGCAACTCAAGATGGCAACGGGGACGAAACCCATCGGGTTTTGCTTGCCCAAACCCAGCCCCGCGAGAAAATTGCAagcccgtccccgtccccatcaATGTGCGCGGGGTTAATTTTTTGCCCGTCCCCTAAACCCGTTGGGTTTTCTAAACCCACGGGAACCCGTCCCCACGAGCAGCCACAAAGCAACAACATCTGAAAGAAAAACAGGAGCATATTACAACAGCAGGCGACGACTGGGGGGATCTAGGTTTAGCTTTAGGTGTTGTGCTGTGCGGGAGAGAGAGGCCTGAAGATCGTGCGACACTTCAACGACCGAGCGAGGGGTTGGTTTGTACTCCAGGGCCTCGACGCTGGGGCTCATGCGCTGTGGCTTTGGGCCACTTGAGTCAAGATGGATCAGTGGATGCTAAAAAAATGTATGTTGACGGGtattgtcgggtttcgggttcgggTAGTACTCAAACGGGTTTAAACCTGCGAGACATGCCGGGTTTTATAATGTACCCACCAGAAGCCCCGCGGGGATAGAAAGTCGCCCATCCCCgtcccctaatagggtaaaaacccGCGGGGACGTGGGTTTCGGGGCCCCATTGCCATCTTGACTTGCAACACAATCGGATCTTGATCGTGCTGGCTTCATGGACCCAGACCGGCACCGTACCATCGATCGCGGCAGCAACCACGACGCAGGGCACAAGAGGCAGGTCACAGAGGAGATGAAGTTGAGGAGGGCGCTCCGGACGGTGGAGGGGTTAGCGTCCGGGTCGAAGTGCGACTGTAGTCGAGCACAAATTTTTTAAGTGACGTACTCCAGCAGGGAGAGCGTGAGAAGCGTAGCCGCCACGTCAACGAACACATGGACAAGATAGCTGAAGATGGCACATAGGTCGTTGACCCCACCAACCTCTTCAACGATCTCCATGAGGCCTTGGAACATGTCAAAGGCACCCTAAGGGGTGATGACTCATCGCAGAGCATGTGCGCGCGGTTTTATTTCCTATTTCTTTTTTTCtcattctttttttgttttctttaatgagcggtttttaaaaaaattgtgaaccttttttttaaaattgatgaactttttaaaattagaTGAAAAAAATATTCAAATTCGATGAAGTTTTTTcagatttgatgatttttttcttcAAATTCGATGAATCCAAGTTTGATGAACTTTATTGAAATTCATGAACTATTTAAAAatccgtgaacatttttaaaatctgTGAACCTTTTTTCAGATCCCCGTGAACTTTTCTGAATACGGGaacctttttttttcaaaatttatgaagcgtttttcaatttcatgaactttttttgaattcacaCTTTTTTCGGATATATTTATAAAAAAAGTCAACGGTTGACCGGTCACATGTTTTGAACGTATGTATGTACAGTTTTTTCTTAGTGGTGTACGTACTTACAGGTGTGCTGGCGAGCGATTTTGCCTGGCCTCGTGGTGGGCCGACCCATATCAGCAGCCAGAAGAACCCAACCGGCGGTGAAGGCCTGTCCTCTCCCttctctctctgttttgtttttggcAGATATCAGAACACAGGTTGAAGACTGAGGTCACTTCCTGGTTCGTTAGCATGAATCTAAATAAACTGAAGGAGCTACGTGACAGTTTGATCGCAGGAAAGCAGCAGCAGCTGTGCTGCAAATCTCCAATAGGTTAGATATAGTAGGT is a window of Triticum dicoccoides isolate Atlit2015 ecotype Zavitan chromosome 2B, WEW_v2.0, whole genome shotgun sequence DNA encoding:
- the LOC119369019 gene encoding putative disease resistance protein RGA3 gives rise to the protein MALAIFNEYAGVLSNVNACREFFSWTASVITATRSLRNTSELPDEDKTEEQIERLKDDLWKLETTMPKMLDLIDRVEYQSHKKQAADLLPHIKNAVFEAEDLLDELDYDALKWKLECSKNLGPDQLHDTCLGFYDSVRSNGYIRKVNRVQKNLDHVDKQSMEMGLHQAQLKFDKSVRPETNSSFNEGKMFGRKKELKKLVETLGVRAPKRERTESKARMTELPVLSIIGMGGVGKTTMAQHICKDTNVKTDFGPKNIIWTCVSDDFDIKRLMKEIIEHLGGDASSNNLNVLKRKLKGCVKSKKFLLVLDDMWDDVLKDHGVGWNSFCASLKYGAEGSRILVTTRSPEVAKLVSLMNIYELKGLQAGVFWDLFKSCAFGSTNACNNRESLECIGEKIVPKLKGSPLAAKTIGRLLRMDLSTTHWKI